The following are encoded in a window of Telmatobacter sp. DSM 110680 genomic DNA:
- a CDS encoding transcriptional regulator translates to MPETAQLYMELWVSLASLLRSYTAVHGLNGNRQATVELGEEQITVRHAEAWLDLNRNGAHVMWKRDDGRSGMLELTENGRLRSSAGEEEMDMAAESWARELMR, encoded by the coding sequence ATGCCGGAAACGGCGCAGTTGTACATGGAACTTTGGGTATCGCTTGCTTCCCTGCTTCGCAGTTATACCGCGGTGCACGGGTTGAATGGGAATCGGCAGGCAACGGTCGAGTTGGGGGAAGAACAGATTACGGTGCGTCATGCGGAAGCGTGGCTCGATCTGAATCGGAACGGCGCGCACGTGATGTGGAAGCGCGACGACGGACGGAGCGGAATGCTGGAACTGACAGAAAATGGCCGGTTGCGCAGTTCGGCTGGCGAAGAAGAGATGGATATGGCGGCTGAATCGTGGGCTCGGGAGCTGATGCGATGA